The Verrucomicrobiota bacterium DNA segment CTCAACGCCAGCCGCAAATTCCACCGGCGTTTTATAGCCCAGTAAGCTGTGCGGTCATTGATGATTATATTGGCAGCGATAATCGCCGATGACAAGCCGGATTCCGAAGATCTTTCCGCTTAAGACATTCATCTCCTATTTTTCCGTGGAAGCTTTCAATGTGTCCATTTTCCCAGGGACTACCAAGCTTGATATATAGTGTCTTGATGGTTTTTTGCCCAAGCCAGTCCTATACAGCATAGGCTATAAACTCCGGACCATTATCACTACGAATATGTTCAGGCGCCCCATACTCCTCTATCGTTTTTTCCAGAATTGTGATCACATCCTCAGCACGAATCCAATAATCCAGATAGTCTGCCAACCACTGCCGGGTGAACTCATCGATGATTGTCAGGATGCGAAAGCGTCCTTCGTTCTCGGTTTGATCATGCACAAAGTCTCACCTCCAGATATGATTAACATATTTAGCTGATTGCCTTTCGGCAGTGCCATTACCCGTGCGCTTCATTTTGCGCTGTTTACGGCTCACCTGTAATCCAAGTTTACCTCGGATGCGTTGCACCCGCTTCTCATTGACTCTCGAGCCTTCTCGCCGAAGTAACACTGTGATCTTCCGGTAGCCATATCGTGGATGCTCACGCGATAGATTGACGATCGGCTATGTGTAGCAGCCGAGAACTCTCGCTGATTTTGCTGTTCCAATAGGCACTGGCTCGCGGTAAACCAAGAGCTCGGCATGCCTGGCTCTTATTACCAAAACCTTCTTCGATCACTATGTTTACGGCCCTCTGCTTGCTCGAAGGGCTTACCACTTTTTTGCGTTCACAGCCTTTAAGATGTCTATTTGAACCGCCTGGTCTGCCACAATTTGCTTAAGCCACGCATTCTCACCGGCCACAGTACGCATCGCTCGAACATCAGAGACTTCTATCCCTCCGTATTGCCTCTTCCATTTGTAGTAGGTCTGCTTACTTATGTTGTGCTTGGCACACAACCCCCTTTACCGTCATGTCTGCCTGACCTTCTCAAAGTATCCCTACAATCTTTTCCTCACTATAT contains these protein-coding regions:
- a CDS encoding DDE-type integrase/transposase/recombinase, which gives rise to MHDQTENEGRFRILTIIDEFTRQWLADYLDYWIRAEDVITILEKTIEEYGAPEHIRSDNGPEFIAYAV
- a CDS encoding IS3 family transposase, which translates into the protein MVNLSREHPRYGYRKITVLLRREGSRVNEKRVQRIRGKLGLQVSRKQRKMKRTGNGTAERQSAKYVNHIWR